Sequence from the Catenuloplanes indicus genome:
CCGGCGCGGCCGGGGCGTGCTGCTGCCGTTCACAGGCGCCTCACTCTGTATTCCTCGCTCATCCGCCACGGCGCGCTCAGTGGCTGTTTCGTCTCGTGCCCGCAGAAGTCCGGTTTGATGCCGGTGGCCGGATGGGAGAACAGCGAGAACGTCTTGACGGAGGCCGGTGATTGTTCCCGCACCGCCTTGACGGCGACCTTGAGATCTTCGCCGGAGTATAGCTCTCCGACGGCCACCAGAATACGTTTCCCGGCGAGGCTCGGCATGACGTCGGGATAGCGAATGCGTGCCTCGCTGACGCCGTCGTTCTTCTCGAGCACGGTGTCTATCACGAACAGTGGCCGATGCCCCAGATTGCCGGCCAGCATGCCCGCGACGATCGCACCACCGCGTCCCACTCCGACGATCACGTCGGGGTCGAAGCCGGAGCGCCGGATCTCCGCCAGCGACTCCTTCATGGTCTGCTCCACGATGCGCCAGCTGGGCCGATTGCGTTCCCGGACGAAGCGCACCGACAGCAGCACGGTCAGCACCGCCGCGACGCTGGAAATGATGGTGAAGACGAGATTCGCAACGGCCACGGCAGCGGCCCTCCGCTCGAAGCTCCAGGTTGCCGAGCAGCGTATACCAGCTTGTACAGCCCTCAGGCTTTGATCACCGTCGCTTCTGGATTGCTACCGAAAGGGTTCGATCAAGCCGTCTGAACGGACAAGAAGGACCGCATAAGCGTGCCGGTGCCGCCGTACCGGAGTCGATTTCGTTCCGGCTTGGTGGCGGCACCGGTGCACTTCGTGTCAGGAGCCCATCAGGCGGCGGAACCAGCTGCGGAAGCCCGGGTTGGGGACCGTCGGGTGCGGGTCGCCGTGAGGTGGGCGGGGCGGGGTGTACGTGTCGCCGTGGTAGACGCGGCCGGGCTGGCGTGGGGGGCGGTTCTGCGGGGTGTGGTTGGCCTCGGGGCGCGGGTTCGGATAAGCGTTGGCACCCGCACCCGGCATCCGCACCTCGTACAGCATGTCCCGCAACTGCTCCGCGCTCGGCCGGGACGCGGGGTCGTTCGTCATCCCCCGCCGCAGTACCGCCGTCAGCTCGCCCGGTACGTTCGGCAGGTCCGGGATGGGCTGGTTGAACATGTCCATGATGGTGAGCAGGCTGGGGTTCCGGTCGTTCTCCCACCGCGGCGGCTTCCCCCGCAGCATCGCGTAGAGCGTCGCGCACAGTGCGTAGACGTCCACCGCAGCCGACGGCCGGGACGCCCGGAACATCTCCGGCGGTGCGTACGCCGGCGTCAGCACCTCCAGCGTCACGTTCGGGTCGCGCATCTCGGCCAGCACGGCGAGCCCGAAGTCGGCCAGCACCGCCTCGTTGAACTTGGAGTGCAGGATGTTCGCCGGCTTCACGTCCCGGTGCAGCACCTGTTCCGCGTGTGCGTCCGCCAGCGCGTCGGCGATCTTGATGCCCACCGAGCGCACCTGGCCGGCCGGCAGCGGGCCACGGTTGGCGTACGAGCCGTCGCACAGCTCCATGATCAGGTACGGGTGCCCGTCCGCCGTCACGCCCACGTCGAACAGGTCGACCACGTGCGGGTGGGACGACATGCGGCTGGCGGCGCGGGCCTCGCGGAGGAAGCGGGCGCGGTCGCGGTCGTCGCCTAGCGCGCGGTTCTCCACCTTGATGGCGACCTCGCGGTCGACGGAGATCTGCGTGGCCCGGTAGATCGTGGCGTAACCGCCACGGGCGAACTTCCGCAGATCGGTCATTCCGGGCACGACGGGCACGTGTTCGTTGCCGCCTGACCCGGGCGCGGGCGGCGGTGGCCGATCCGAGTCGCCGGTCACGGATTAGAAAATACGCGATGCCGCCGGTCGAGCCACAGGCCGATGCCGGTCGCGAGCGCGCCGACGCCCTCCCAGGCCGCGACGCCGAAGAACCGGTCGGGTGCCTCGCCGGTGAGCACCAGCGTGGTGAACACCGTGAACGTCACCAACCGGAACACGACGGTGAAGAGGTAGAACGCCCGCCACTCGGTCCAGACCGAGACCAGGTAGTAGATGCCCATGTTGAAGCTGGCCATCGACGACGCGGTGATGAACACCAGCGTGTAGTCGCCGGCGGAGCGCTCGGCGGCCGGCACGACCTCGAAGCCGAGGCTGCTCAGCATCGACTCCGGCCGGATCAGGCCGGTCGCACCCATGATGATGGCCAGAATGCCGAAGACGGCCATCGTCCACCCGGCTATCGACCTGGGCAGCCTCATCCGATCCCTCCACAAAGGTCTATGGCCGGATCAGGCTAGCGGTTGCTCCAGGGTGAAGTCATCATCCGATACGGGACGAAGACGATCGAACATCGCGTCCGCCTCGGCCCGCTCGCTGACCTGCTCGCTCGCGTACGCCAGCCGTACCGCCTCGGCCGCGGCCTCGCACGCCTCCTCCGGCGCGTCGTTGGCCAGCAGTGCGGCGGCCAGCACCCGGTGCGCGCGCACGCCGCTGCGCACGTCCTCGGCCGGCATCGCCACCGCGCGCCGCGCCCAGTCCAGCGCCTGCATCGACTGCCGCTCGGCCAGCAGCGCCTGCGCGTACGTGGCGACCGCGTCCCGGCGGGAGAACAGCAGCGACGGCGCCCGGCTGGCCGCGATCGGTGCGAGCAGGCCCACCGCGGTCAGCGCGTCGCCGGCCGTGAGCCGCACCGCGGCGAGCAGCACGCGCGGGCCGACCTGCGCCGGTGCCAGCGGGTTGTGCGGCTCCACCGCGGTCAGCACCGACCGCGCGTCCGCCTCCGCGCCGGGTACGTCGCCGAGCCGCAGCCGGACGAAGCCGCGCATGGTGCCGGCGATGCCGAGCAGCAACGGGTGGGTGGTGCGCTGGCTGTAGCCGAGCGCGTCGGTGAGCAGGTCGTGCGCGTGCTCCCACTGCCCGAGGCCGCGCGCGACCGCGCCGCGCACGGAGAGCGCGAGCCCGCGCCCCCAGTCGTCGGAGATCTCGCTGAAGTCCCGGTACGCCACCCGCGCCTGATGGTCCGCGTCCACCAGGTCGCCCAGTTCCGCCGCCGCGAACGCGTCCACGGCCCGCAGCGTGCCGACCGCCCAGGCCTCGCCGAGCCGCTCGCCGAACGGCAGGAACGACCCGGCCAGCCGCCGTGCCTCGCCGAGCTGGCCGGCGAGCAGCCGGGAGAACGCGGTGGTGCCGCGTACCCACGCGTGCCCGACCGGGTCGCCGAGTTCCGCGAACAGCTTCGTGGCCCGGTCCAGCACCGCCTCGCTGCCGGCGAAGTCACCGCGCGCGGTGGTCACCCAGGCCAGGTCCTGCAGCGACCAGGCCTGCCCGTGCCGGTCGCCCGCGGTCTTGGTGACCTGGAACGCGGCCGCGAACCGGCTGCTGGCCTGGCTGAGCCGGCCGGTGAAGAAGTCGTTCATGCCGAGCCGGCGCATCGCCTCCGCGCGCTCGGCCGGCAGCGCCGCGTCCGTGGCCACGGCCAGCGCCTCCGCCCAGGCGCCGGCCGCGCGCTGGCCGTCGCCGAGCAGCCGGTGCGCCTGGCCCGCGATCAGCAGCGCGCCGGACCGACAGGCCGCGTCGTCGCCCGCGTTCGCGCTGAGCTTCTCGGCCAGGTCCAGCGCCTCGGTGATCCGGCCGTTCTGCATCAGCGCGTTCGCGTGCACGAGCTGGTCGATGTCGGAGAGCGCGTCGTCGGCGAGCGCGGTGGCGCGCTCCGCGTAGTCGACCGCGAGGCCGGGCTCTCCCATCGCGTGCGCGCGGCGGGTGGCGCGGCTGAGCGCGGCCACGCCGAGCGGCACCACGTCGCGCACGTCCGAGTCGGTGCGCAGGCCGACCGCGTCCGCCAGCCGCAGCGCGGACTCCACGTGGTGCGCGATGAACAGGTCCCGCGCGTCCTCGGTCATGCCGCTCGGACCGGTGAACCCGCTGGACAGCAGCGGCTCCACCTCGTCCTCCTCGGCCGCGGCCCAGCGGGCCAGGAACGAGTGCCGCTCGGCCAGGTCGGCCTTGCCGATCCCGGCGTAGGCCGCCTCCCGCATCAGTGGCGTGCTGAACGCGAAACCCCCGCGGGTACGGGTGAGCATGCGCCGTTGCAGCAGCTCCTCCACGGCTCGCTCGAAGTCGCCCGGGTGCCGCCCGCACAGCGCGTGCAGCGTGGCCGTGGCGACCTGGTCGCCGATCACCGCGGCGTCGCGCAGCACCGCGCGCGCGTCCGCGGGCAGCGCGTCGATGCGCGCGGCGAGCACGGCCGCGAGGTCGCGGGAGAGCAGCTGCCGGTCCAGCGAACCGGCCGAGAGCCGCCACCGGCCGGCCGCGTTCGCGCCGACCGCGGCCTTCAGCGCGCCGCGCTCCATCAGCAGCGTGACCAGCTCCGCCAGGTAGAACGGGTTGCCCTGGGCGGTGGCGAGCAGCCGGTCGGTGTCCTCCGGTGGCAGCTTCCCGCCCTCCAGATAGGACGTGAGCAGCCGGGACGCGTCCGCACCGCGCAGCGGCGGCAGCGAGTAGACCTCGGCCTCGGACATCCGGGTCATGATGCCGGCGGTCCGGACCAGTTCCGGCCGGCCGAGCAGCAGCACCAGCACCGGCCCGGTCAGCCGGCCGAGCGTCACGCCGAGCGCCTCTATCGTCTCCGGCGTGGCGTCGTGCAGGTCGTCCACCACCACGAACAGCGGCGCCTCCGCGGCGAGCCCGCTGAGCAGCACGGACACGGCGGCCGGCAGCACCTCCGCGTCCGGCGGCGCCGGGATGTCCTGGGAGGACCAGTCCGGCGTGCCGGTTGCGGTCTGCGTGTCGCCGTAGCCGAGCAGCGTCATCAGCGGGTCCACCGCGACCGGCGTGTCCGGCGACGTCCTCGCCAGGCGGGTGGCGACCCGGCGGACGCGTTCCTCGACCGCGGCCCGGGTGGCGCCGGTGAACGGCTCATGCGGCAGGCCGATCGCGGACCGCACCAGGTCGGCCAGCGGGGCCAGCCGGCGCCGTTCGCCGAACGCGGCGCACTTGACCGCGAGCACGGTGGCACCGCCGGTGCCCTCGAACGCGGCGGCCAGCCGTTCCGCCTCCGCGCCGAACCGGGTCTTACCGATCCCGGCCTCGGCCGTCATGATCAGTACGCCGGGCTCGTTGCGGTCGATCACCTCGGCGAGCCGGCTGGCGACCCGGCCCAGCTCCGCCTCGCGGCCCACGAACGGCGCCTCGTCGCCGAGACCGGACCGGGTGCCGGGCGCGTCCCGCAGGCCGAGCAGCTCGAACGCGGCGACCGGCTGGCGCTTGCCCTTCAGTTTGAGCGGGCGCAGCTGCCGCCAGGACGCGAGGTGCCGGGTCGCGTTCATGGTCGTCTCGCCCGCGTAGACCGCGCCGATCGCGGACGCGTCCGCGAGCCGGGCCGCGGTGTTCACGGTGTCGCCGATGACCGTGTACTCCAGGGACGCCTGGATGCCGGCGACCACCTCGCCGGTGTTCAGGCCGACGCGCAGGCCGAGCGGGGCACCGCCGCCGCGTTCGTCGTCCAGCACCCGGCGGACCGCACGCTGCATCGAGAGCGCGGCCCGGACCGCGCGTTCCGCGTCGTCCTCGTGCGCCACCGGCGCCCCGAAGACCGCCATGATGCCGTCACCGGTGAGCTTGTCGACGTGGCCGCCGAACGTCTTCACGGCACCGGCCAGCGCGGCCATCACCCGGTCGGTCACCGCGCCGACTCGCTCCGGGTCGACCTCCTCGGACCAGGAGGTGAAGTCGGAGAGATCGCCGAAGAGCACGGTCACGACACGGCGTTCCGCCGCCGGCAGCGCGGCCGCGGTATCGGCGACGGCGGGTAGCGCGGCACCGCAGTTGTGGCAGAACCGCGCGTTCGGCACCGCCACCGTCCCACACACCGGACACGTCACGGTGGGTCCAACCCGGCGGATCCGCTGGGGAATTCCCGGTCGAGTCCGTGCAGGTAGTCGAGCTGCGCGCGGACCGACCACTCGGCCGCCCACCACAGCGAGCGGTCGACGTCGGCGTAGACGCGCGCGACGACCTCCGGCGCGGTGCTCGCGCCGGCCCGCACCGCGTCCCGCACCTGATCGAGCCGGGCGATCCGGTGCGCGTGATAGAACGCGGCCGCCGCACCGGTGTCGGCGAGCGCCGGGCCATGGCCCGGAAGAGCAACGACGCCACGGTACGCCGAGAGCCGCTCAAGACTGGCCAGGTAGTCGCCGAGATCCCCGTCCGGCCAGGCGACCACGGTCGTGCCGCGGCCCAGGATCGTGTCCCCGGTCAGCACCACGCGCTCGTCACCGGCGCTCGCCACGAAACTGACCGAGTCGTGCGTGTGCCCCGGAGTGCGCAGCACCTCAATGGTGAGACCGTCGATCGACACATCGCCGAACGGCACACCGTGCCGAGGGTCTGCGGCCAGCACCGGCGTCCCGCCGAGGAGATCGGAAAGCGCCTGCGCGCCCTCGACGTGATCCGCATGCCCGTGGGTGATCAGGATGGCCGCGAAGGGCCGGTGCTCCGCGATCGCGGCCAGGTGCTCCGCCATGTCGGGACCCGGGTCGACGACCGTGCTTCGCTCAGCCTCCGGCGCACGCAGCACCCAGGTGTTCGTACCGTCGAGGGTCATGGGGCCGGGGTTGGGCGCTCTCAGATGAGTCACCCAACGAGGCAACGCCCCCGCGAGTTCCCCCGCGGAGGCGGTGACGTGACCCGGCCCACTCATGACACCGATCCTAGAACCCTCGTGAGGGAAGGTCAGGCCGTGAGCTCGACGATGACCTCGACCTCGACCGGCGCGCCGAGCGGCAGCTCCGCGACGCCGACCGCGCTGCGGGCGTGCCGGCCGGACTCGCCGAAAACGGCGCCGAACAGCTCGGACGCACCGTTGATCACGCCCGGCTGGCCGGTGAAACCCGGCGCGGACGCGACGAACCCGGTCAGCTTGACGATCTTGCTGACCCGGCCGAGGCCGACCAGCGCCTCGATCGCGCCGAGCGCGTTCAGCGCGCACTGGCGGGCCAGCGGCGCCGCGTCCTCCGCGGTGACCTCCGCGCCGACCTTGCCGGTCGCGGCGAGCTTGCCGTCGACGAACGGCAGCTGGCCGGAGACGTAGACGTGGTTGCCGGACTGCACGGCCGGCACGTACGCGGCGACCGGCGGCACGACCTCGGGCAGCACCAGGCCGAGCTGCGCGAGATTGGCGTACGGGTCGACCGGACCCAGGATCGGCTCGGTCATCGTCACCCCTTCGGGCGCTTCATGTAGGCGACAAGCTGCTCCGGGTTCGGGCCCGGCACGACCGCCACGAGCTCCCAGCCGTCGTCACCCCAGTTGTCGAGGATCTGCTTGGTGGCGTGGGTCAGGAGCGGCACGGTGGAGTACTCCCACTTCTGCATGGCCGACAGCCTAGAGGCTGCGTCGGCGAGCCCCGCATGACCGCTCCGGTTACGCTGGCCGACGGCGTCACTGACGCCCGGTGAAGAGCGCCCCCCGCTGCACCCGACCCGGAGGAAGTGAGATGACGACCCCGCCAGACGGTTCGTACCCTCAGGAGGGTTTCGGTCCTGCTCCCACCCCTCCGCAGGAGGGTTTCGGCCCGGCGCCGGAGAAGCCGGCGAAGAAGCGGCGCCCGGTGCTGATCGCGTCGATCGTGCTGGCCGTCGTGGTGCTGCTCTGCGGCGGCGGTGGCCTGGCCGCGTTCCTGCTGTTGCGGTCCGTGGAGTCCGGGACCGGCGCGCCGGAGCCCGCGCAGGCGGTGGACAGCTTCCTCACCGCGGTCTACGCCGACCAGGACACCCGCGAGGTCGCGCAGTACGTCTGCTCGGACAGCCGGGACAGCGAGGACATCGACGCCAAGATCCAAGAGGTCAAGGGGTACGCGTCCGCGTACGAGGATCCCAAGTTCGACTGGACCGTGCCGCAGGTGTCCGACCAGAACGAGGAGACCGCCACCGTCACCACCACGGTGACCCTGGTCACCGCGGACGAGAAGACCGCTGACCAGGCGCTGACCTTCACGGTCGTGGAGAACAATGGGTGGTGGGTCTGCGAGGTCAAGGGGTGAGCATGTGACGGGGTCCTGGTCCGCACGCCTCCACGTGGTCACCGGCAAGGGCGGCACCGGCAAGACGAGCGTGGCCGCCGCGCTGGCGCTCGCGCTCGCCCGGGACGGCAACCGCACGCTGCTGGTCGAGGTGGAGGGCCGGCAGGGCATCGCGCAGCTGTTCGGCCTGGATCCGCTGCCGTACGAGGAGCGGCGGATCGCCACCGTGCCGGGCGGCGGCGAGGTGCGCGCGCTGGCCGTGGACGCGGAGGCAGCGCTGCTGGAGTACCTCGACATGTTCTACAAGCTCGGCGCCGCGGGCCGGGCGCTGCGCAAGGTGGGCGCGATCGACTTCGCCACCACCATCGCGCCCGGCCTGCGCGACGTGCTGCTCACCGGCAAGGCCAAGGAGGCCACCACCCGGTCGGTGAACGGGCGCCGGGCGTACCACGCGGTGGTGCTGGACGCCCCGCCCACCGGCCGGATCGGCCGGTTCCTGAACGTGACCGCGGAGACCGCGCGGCTGGCCAAGATGGGCCCGATCAAGACCCAGTCGGACGGTGTGGCCGCGCTGCTGCGCTCGCCGATGACCGCGGTGCACGTGGTGACGTTGCTGGAGGAGATGCCGGTCCAGGAGACGCTGGACGCGATCGTGGAGCTGGATCAGCTCGGCATCCCGGTCGGCAAGGTGATCGTCAACAACGCGCGCCCGCCTCTGCTGGCGGACGGGAAACCCACCCAGGCCGAGTTGCGGCGCGGGCTGGCCGCGGCCGGGCTGCCCGCCGACCGGGCGACCGTGGCCGGGCTGCACGCGGAGTCCAAGGCCTACCTGGCCCGGCGCGAGCTGGAGGATTCGCTGCGCGCGGAGCTGACCGAGCTGGACCGCCCGACGATCGAGCTGCCGCAGCTGCCGGGCGGGGTGACGCGCGACGGGCTCGACGTGCTCGCCGACACCCTGCTCCGCTGACGTCCGGCCGTTAGGCTCGTTTCGTGTCAGCTGAACTCGACGTGGACGCGATTCTCGCCGACCCGCAGTCCCGCATCATCGTGTGCTGCGGTGCCGGCGGTGTCGGCAAGACCACGACCGCGGCCGCGGTGGCGCTACGCGCGGCGGAGCGGCACGGGCGGCGCACCGTGGTGCTGACCATCGACCCGGCGAAGCGGCTGGCACAGTCGCTCGGCCTCTCCGAGCTGGACAACACACCGCGGCAGGTCAAGGGCATCGACACCGAGGCGACCGGCGGTGAGCTGCACGCCATGATGCTGGACATGAAGCGCACGTTCGACGACGTGGTGCTCGCCCACACCGACCCGCAGCGCGCGCAGGAGATCTTCGCGAACCCGTTCTACGCGGCCATGAGCTCCACGTTCTCCGGCACCCAGGAGTACATGGCGATGGAGAAGCTGGGCCAGCTGCGCGCCCGCGACGAGTGGGACCTGATCGTGGTGGACACGCCGCCGTCCCGGTCCGCGCTGGACTTCCTGGACGCGCCGGCCCGGCTGGCCCGGTTCCTGGACGGCAAGATGCTCCGGCTGCTGCTGGCCCCGGCCAAGACCGGCGGCAAGAGCGTGTTCAGTCTGGTCACCGCGTCGTTCGGGATCTTCTCCCGGGTGGTGCAGAAGGTGATCGGCACGCAACTGCTGAGCGAGCTGTCCGGGTTCGTGGCCGCGCTGGACTCGATGTTCGGCGGGTTCCGGCAGCGGGCCGAGCAGACGTACCGGATCCTGCAGGCCAAGGAGACGTCGTTCCTGCTGGTCGCGGCGCCGGAGCCGGATGCGATCCGGGAGGCGGCCTACTTCGCGCAGCGGCTGCGCGACGACCGGATGCCGCTGGCCGGTCTGGTGCTCAACCGCATGCACCAGCCGGTCGCGGCCGGTATTTCCGCGGCGGACAGCCGGGCCGCGGCGGCCGCGCTGGACGCGTCCGGCGAGAGCCCGGTCACCGCGGACGCGCTGCGCATCCATGCGGCGCTGACCGAGCAGTCGGCGCGGGAGCAGCGGGTGGCGGCCCGGTTCACCGACGCGTTCCCCACCGTCCCCACGGTGGCGGTGATGGCGCAGCCCGCCGACGTGCACGACGTCGACGGGCTGCGGAGCATCGGCGAAGCTCTCGCCTAGGTTCGTTATCCGGCGTGCACCAGTACGTTGGTGCGGCTCTTGTCCTGTTCACGTAGGGCGGCTTCGAACATCTTCCGCCAGCTCGCCACGTGCGGGTGCCGGCGCAGCAGCGCACGCCGTTCCCGCTCGGTCATTCCTCCCCACACTCCGAACTCGATGCGGTTGTCGAGCGCGTCCGCCAGGCATTCGTTACGGACCGGGCAGCCGCGGCAGATCCTCTTCGCCACGTTCTGCTCCGCCCCCTGCACGAAGAGCGCGTCGGGATCGCCGTTCTGACACGCCGCCATGGTCGGCCAGTCGCTGATCATCCCCATCTGTGCACGTCCCCCCAAGCTGTACCACCGCCGACCCGTTTCCCCCGGTCGCGGTACATGTCCCTGCCGGTACGTCCCGACCGGCCACAGATCCCCCGGTCACTCCCCGCTTTCCTTGCCGCACGGAGGGTGACATTCGATCTCCGGAACATCATGCTCCGTAGTTAGGCGATTACGCAACGTTGTCTGTTAAATCGACCAGGTCAGACACTTCGCCCTCTTCACTCATTATCTCGATATTTATCGATGAGCTGCTTATATGGCTGGAGATGCGTCCGGGCGGGATTGGCGAAAACGGCGTCGCCGGCGGCCGGGAGGCGGCACACTGGTCCGGGATCCGCGGCCGCGCGCCACGGGTCGTGCGTCTTGCACAACGAATGCAAGGCCCGGCGAGACGCGTACTCGTTCGGTCATTTTTCGGCCTCGCGTGCCATACCGGACATAAGGTGCAATTATCCCTTTTCGCCGTAGCCTGGGCTTGTGAGCTGGATCAGGAAACGTGACCACACCGTCTTTTCCGGCGCGGCGTCATTGGGCATTTGCGGCCTGCTGGCGGGCATCGTGGTGTCCGCGGCCGCGTTCCCGGCGGTGGCCATGTCCGGGCTGGCCGCGAAGGCCGGTGCCGAGACGTTCGACCGGCTGCCGACCGAGCTGACCGTGCGGCGCGCGCCGCAGAACACCTATCTCTACGCGTCCGACAACCGCACGCTGGTCGCGATGATCTACGACGAGAACCGGAAAGACGTCGAGATCAACGACATTCCGCCCGTCATGCGAAACGCCATCATCGCGGCCGAGGACCACAACTTCTACCGGCACAACGGCGTCGACATGAAGGGCATCGCGCGCGCGTTCGTGAACAACAAGTCCGGTGCGGCACAGCAGGGCGCCTCCACGCTCACCATGCAGTACGTCCGGATGGCGATCTCCTACTCCGCGACCCGCCCGGCCGACGTGGTGCGCGCCACCGAGGACACCAGCGCCCGGAAACTGCGCGAGATGCGGTACGCGATGCAGGTCGAGAAGGAGATGTCCAAGGACCAGATCCTCGAGCGCTACCTGAACATCGCACCGTTCGGCAACGGCGCCTACGGTGTCTCGGCCGCCAGCCAGGTCTACTTCAGCAAGCCGCCGAAGGACCTGAGCACCGAGGAGGCCGCGATGCTGGCCGGCATGGTGAAGGCGCCCTCCGCGTTCGACCCGACCACGGAGACCGGCCGGCCGCTCGCGCTCAACCGGCGCAACTATGTGATCGACAACATGACCGAGATCGGCGCGGTCAGCCCGGCCGAGGCGGCCCGAGCCAAGGCCGCGCCACTGACCGTGAACGGCACGCGCACGCCGAACGGCTGCGTCAACTCGTCGCACAACGAGTGGGGCTACTTCTGCGACTACGTCTACCGCTGGTGGATGGAGCAGGACGAGTTCGGCGACACGCCGTACGACCGGGAGCGGCGGCTGAAGAGCGGCGGCTACCGCATCGTCACCTCGATGAGCGTGAAGACGCAGGACGCGGCGCGCAAGCACGTGCACAAGCGCGCGTCGGACGGCAACCGCAACGCCATCATGGTCGCGGCCGTGGAGCCCGGGACCGGGCGCGTGCAGGCGCTGGCCGTGAACCGGGTCTACAAGAACGACGACGCGCACAACGAGCCGAACAGCGACCCGGCCAAGCGCCGGAACGGGCTGAAGGGCACGTACCCGAACACCACGAACCCGGTCATCACCGGCAGCGCGGACGTGCACGGCTACCAGGGCGGCTCGGTCTTCAAGATGTTCGCGCTGGTCGCGGCGCTGGAGAAGGGCTACCCGCTCAGCTACTCGATCTACGCGCCGGAGACCTACCACTCCCGGTACGTCGTCGCCGCGTCCAGCCCGGCGGCCTGCCCCGGGCGTGCGCTCTACTGCCCGAAGAACGCGGTCAAGAGCATGGCCGGGGTGCACAACATGTGGACCGCGTTCGGTGCGTCGGTGAACACGTACTTCATCCCGCTTCAGGAACGCGCCGGTGCGGAGAACGCGGTGGACGTGGCGAAGCGGCTCGGCATCAAGTTCCGCGCCGCGAACGACGCCCGGTTCGCCGACGACGAGGACGCTGCCTCGCAGTGGGGCGCGTTCGCGCTCGGCGTCTCCTCCACCACGCCGCTGGACCTGGCCAACGCGTACGCCACGCTCGCCGCGGACGGCCGGCACTGCGAGCCGATCCCGGTGATCGAGATCCGCCAGGAGGGCAAGCCGCTGCCGGCCGCCGCGCCGCGCTGCAACCAGGCCGTGGCCAAGGACGTCGCCCGTGCCGCGATCGACGCGGCCCGCTGCCCGGTCGGTGACCGCTCGGAGACGTCCCGCTGCCGGGGCGCCACGGCAGCGTACGTGCGGCGCGCGGTCGGTCACCCG
This genomic interval carries:
- a CDS encoding ArsA family ATPase, yielding MSAELDVDAILADPQSRIIVCCGAGGVGKTTTAAAVALRAAERHGRRTVVLTIDPAKRLAQSLGLSELDNTPRQVKGIDTEATGGELHAMMLDMKRTFDDVVLAHTDPQRAQEIFANPFYAAMSSTFSGTQEYMAMEKLGQLRARDEWDLIVVDTPPSRSALDFLDAPARLARFLDGKMLRLLLAPAKTGGKSVFSLVTASFGIFSRVVQKVIGTQLLSELSGFVAALDSMFGGFRQRAEQTYRILQAKETSFLLVAAPEPDAIREAAYFAQRLRDDRMPLAGLVLNRMHQPVAAGISAADSRAAAAALDASGESPVTADALRIHAALTEQSAREQRVAARFTDAFPTVPTVAVMAQPADVHDVDGLRSIGEALA
- a CDS encoding WhiB family transcriptional regulator, whose translation is MGMISDWPTMAACQNGDPDALFVQGAEQNVAKRICRGCPVRNECLADALDNRIEFGVWGGMTERERRALLRRHPHVASWRKMFEAALREQDKSRTNVLVHAG
- a CDS encoding transglycosylase domain-containing protein — encoded protein: MRKRDHTVFSGAASLGICGLLAGIVVSAAAFPAVAMSGLAAKAGAETFDRLPTELTVRRAPQNTYLYASDNRTLVAMIYDENRKDVEINDIPPVMRNAIIAAEDHNFYRHNGVDMKGIARAFVNNKSGAAQQGASTLTMQYVRMAISYSATRPADVVRATEDTSARKLREMRYAMQVEKEMSKDQILERYLNIAPFGNGAYGVSAASQVYFSKPPKDLSTEEAAMLAGMVKAPSAFDPTTETGRPLALNRRNYVIDNMTEIGAVSPAEAARAKAAPLTVNGTRTPNGCVNSSHNEWGYFCDYVYRWWMEQDEFGDTPYDRERRLKSGGYRIVTSMSVKTQDAARKHVHKRASDGNRNAIMVAAVEPGTGRVQALAVNRVYKNDDAHNEPNSDPAKRRNGLKGTYPNTTNPVITGSADVHGYQGGSVFKMFALVAALEKGYPLSYSIYAPETYHSRYVVAASSPAACPGRALYCPKNAVKSMAGVHNMWTAFGASVNTYFIPLQERAGAENAVDVAKRLGIKFRAANDARFADDEDAASQWGAFALGVSSTTPLDLANAYATLAADGRHCEPIPVIEIRQEGKPLPAAAPRCNQAVAKDVARAAIDAARCPVGDRSETSRCRGATAAYVRRAVGHPVAGKSGTTDGERTAAFVATTKQLTVAGIVADTDNANTTMRGGGDGWGNPHTEAVNPAVYLTLADAMEGMEVEDFTPPSQRMINGKQVNIPNVRCDSEPDARTRLVARGFEVQVAAGRWDSHCPAGTVASTEPGGSTIEGGVVVLRLSTGRSPRQAAPSPSASVSARPG